The DNA region CTCTCTCAACTGCCGATTTTCATTGATGACACTCCCAATATCAGCGTCAATGAAATGCGCTCTAAATCTCGCCGTCTTCAGGCGGAGCAGGGGGGTGCATTGGGGTTGATTCTGCTGGACTATTTGCAATTGATGGAAGGGGGCGGCGATAACCGGGTTCAGGAACTATCGAAGGTGACGCGATCGCTAAAAGCTCTGGCCCGCGAACTTAGCGTGCCTGTAATCGCCCTCTCTCAGTTAAGTCGCAGCGTAGAATCGCGCACTAACAAACGCCCTATGATGTCGGACTTAAGGGAATCCGGTGCCATTGAACAGGATGCAGACCTGATTATGATGTTGTATCGGGAAGAATATTACATTCCTGACACACCAGATAGGGGAATCGCAGAGGTGATCATCGCAAAGCATCGTAATGGGCCGACGGGCACAGTAAAACTTCTTTTTGAATCGCAATTCACTCAATTTAGAAACCTTGCAGCATCAAACCGTTTGTGAATTTGAGTTAGCACTAGCTCAATCAAAGGTTTTTGAGGAGAATATTTAATTTCAAATCAGCACGTGCGTTACACCTCAGCCGAGCTTTTAGCCAGATTTGATCAATCTGTAGGGAAGCAAGGGGAACAGGGTGCAGCAGCAAATAACAGCCATCGGGAATCCCTGCCTTCAGGTTGGTGTTTTCCTCCCATGTCTATCAGCATTCTCGCTGTATAGTGGCAATGTAATGAACCTTTTGAATGTGAGGCAAACGATGCAATCTCAAAGCACTGTTGATATTAGCAAGCGGAAGTTACTGTCGTCCCTGGCTCACGGGTCAATCTTCTTCAGTGGTTTAGTCGTGTCAATTGGCGTTCCGATCGCTGTAATGGTTGTTTCCGATGATCCAGTTGTGAAGGAGAATGCCAGAGAAGCGATCAACTTTCACTTCAACGTCTGGTTATACGGTCTGATCCTGGTTCCCCTTTCCTTTATTACCTTGGGACTGGCGGGTGGTATCTGGTGGTTAGTTCACTGGGGCCTGACTATCTGGGCAATTATTCATTGTCTCAACGTTCCTGAGCAGCCGTTCCGTTATCCCTTTATCTTCCGGCCCCTTTAAAAGGGAATTGCCCCACAGTCGAGCTACCGCAGGGCATAGAGGTACAGTTAAACGCTTGTTGTATCCAGTATGACGAAGTCTTGGAGTAATGGTTAGACAGGCTGTGACGATCGTTCGATTGACCCCTGGATTTCGTCACCTGTATCTAAAATTGTAACTGGATGCTGGCTCTCAAGCTCTGGGCTTATTCTGAAACTACACTCATGCGCTAAACAAACTGGAAAGCTACAAGAGCAGTCGGGGGCGACTGCTTTTTTATATGAGAAAAACGTTGAGTAACCAGCCTGTAATTAACCCCGTTAGGGAGACAAGAACCAGCAGCCAAAAAGCTTGAATGCCGCTCATACCAGCCGTCTGGATATCAATCCGGGCCAGCGCATCGGCAGCCAGGATGGTGAGAATTTGCAGGAACACATGCAGCCAATAGAGAATAACAGCCGCCATCCCCGCAATGGTGACGATCGTCAAAAAGGCAACCGCGTCTGATTTAAACCAGCGACTGATAAAGCTGCTAAAGTTGGTCAGCGGAGAAATAAAAGCCAGCGAGGAAACTAGAATCCAGCCGATCGCCAATAAGCCAATGTGAACGTTGTGCTGGACGATGATGCTGCAAATAGATGCTTTGCGTTCTGCTGCAGACGCTTGAGTTGCCGCACTTTCAGTGGGTTTGGCAGACTCCGGCAATCCAGTTTCCCCCATTGTAGTTTGAGGTTCACTGGAGGCAGGGGAATTAGATGGCTTTACTTGCCGAGGCTCTGCCGATTGATACCAACCCGGCGAAAATCCCCATTCGCACGCAGACTTCAACCAGCCTGGCTGAGTTGTTAACCCGGACAAATACCAACCAAACCCGGCATAGCAAGCCAGCAACAAAACTAACGATATCCAGGGCAGTCGTTTCACAGATAATCCTTGCTCCCGCTGTTAAATCAGGCCAACCAGGCTAACCAACCGGATGGTAACGGATTATAAACCTTAGTTCAGCCTAATACTACAGTTGTAGATAGCTAGAATAGGGATATATTCTTGCGTGACTCTATCAATTCATTCGATTCAGACGATAGCAGCCACTCCAATTTCAACTGCAGATATCGAGCAATGGGCGACCGAGTTGAATCGACCGCATCAACGGTTAGCACCCTGTTGCAAGCAGGTAGAAACAAAACAGCATACTCAGGAGTATCTGCAAGGCTGATTGAGTACGATCGAGCGCAAGAATAGGTGGCAGTTTGCCGAGCAAGTTGGAGATGCGACTCCCTATGTCATTCAACATCTTTTAGGTCAAACCGTAGGGGACGCTGCTCGTATCCGAGATGAATTGCGGCGCTACGGGGTGGAGCACCTGGGACACAAAGGGGCCATAGTGTCAGTTTGGCTTGTACAAATCCGTCAGCGACGAGAATTGCAATTTTTTCTGATTAAGTTGTTGTTGATTTTACTGTTGTTGAGGCATGATTAAATAATTTCCTGAAGACTGCACTTTCAGGTTAAGAAATCATAGCGGTCATTTAGTCTACTGTAAGTGTGAGATTCAGTACTGATTAAGTTAAGAATAGGATTTTATAGGATGTGTCAGGTGTTAGTCGTAACGCATCAAGCATCCAGGTTAAGCCGTAACATATCCAACTACAGTATGTGCAACAATTACATAATGCATCCATACTTAAAGATGATGCGTTACGCTGCGCTAACACATCCTACAGAAGAATCTGCGGAAGAATCAGGAGTTCTTAAATCTAAGATTCTTAGTACTGAGATTCTTAGTACTGATAGTTTAGCGTTAGAGGAGAATTTAGGGTTAGGGTGAGATCAGAGTTGGGATGAATCACAATCACCTCAGCTTTATTCCTACCAAAAATTAGTCCTCCCAGAGCACCTGCTCCAGCACCTGCCAGAATTTTGCCGATCGTAATCCGACGGCTGCCTAACACACCGGATAGGATCGTTGCGGCTCCTGCTCCGATCGCGGATCCTTTAATCAGCGCATCCCCATTCACACCCGGTTGCACTTCTTGAGTGCGAGTCACCAC from Leptodesmis sichuanensis A121 includes:
- a CDS encoding DUF4870 domain-containing protein gives rise to the protein MQSQSTVDISKRKLLSSLAHGSIFFSGLVVSIGVPIAVMVVSDDPVVKENAREAINFHFNVWLYGLILVPLSFITLGLAGGIWWLVHWGLTIWAIIHCLNVPEQPFRYPFIFRPL